The DNA segment GGAACTCAAACTTACACAATCACAATTAATCCAGCATGAAAAAATGTCTTCTTTGGGACAATTAGTGGCTGGTATTGCCCACGAAATCAACAACCCAGTTAATTTTATTTACGGAAACCTCAACTATACTGACGAATACATTCAGCAACTACTTAAATTATTTCAGCTTTATCAAAAATATTATCCCAATCCAGAGCGAGAGATTCAAGAAGCGCAGGAAGAAGCTGAGATTGAATATGTCATAGAGGATTTACCAAAAATATTGGCTTCGATGAAAATCGGTGCATCTCGTATCCGGGAAATTGTACTGAGTTTGCGGATATTTTCTCGTTTGGATGAAGCCGAGTTTAAAACGGCTGATTTGCATGAAGGCATTAATAGTACCTTATTGATCTTACAACACCGGATTAAAGCACAAACTGTCAAAGCGATCGCCTACAGTGAGCGGAACGACATCACCGATAATTTGAACAAAAAGGAAATTTTTGATAAGCATCGTCCGCAAATAGAAATTGTCAAAGAGTATGGTGATATTCCCAAAATCCCTTGTTTCGCAGGGCAAATGAACCAAGTATTTATGAATATCTTAGCCAATGCCATTGATGCCCTAGAAGAAGCATTCTGTGATGGGCTTTGTCCAGAACCAACTATTCACATTACTTCCTCTCAGGTAAATGAAAGCATCGTAATTGCAATTGCTGATAACGGCACAGGAATTCCTCAGGAGGTACAATCTCGTTTGTTTGACCCTTTTTTTACTACTAAACCCGTGGGAAAAGGAACTGGTATGGGACTATCAATTAGCTACCAGATTATTACTGAAAAACATGGTGGCACTTTACAGTGCATTTCATCCTCAGGACAGGGAACAAAATTTGTCATAACAATTCCCATCCGTTTAGCCGATTAAATACTTTTAGGTATTAAAAATCATCGCATTCTCTATCTTCACTACTAATCTGCTAATCTGGTTTTGCATCAATTGAGTTGAGCAACAGATGGGAATTCTGAATCTATTTACAGCCGGTGGTGTGGTTATGTGGCCTCTGCTGGCGTTCTCCTTATTAGCGGTAGCACTAATCATCGAACGTATCAGCTTTTGGGTAAGAATTTTGGGCAAGCAAAACCTCATAGTACGGGAAGTTCTGAGACTTTACCAACTAGATAATGTGGTTAGCACCTTAGAAGCATTACGGCAAAATGCCGATTTACCCATCGCGCGAATTTTCCTCGCCGCTTTAGAATTGGAGGAGCCGACACCAGAAGAATTTCGATTGGCTTTAGAAAGTGAAGCCCAGGCTGAGATACCTGTACTCAAACGCTTTCAAAATATTTTTGATACCATAATTGGTCTCGCGCCCTTATTAGGGTTACTTGGTACTGTTTTGGGATTAATTAATTCCTTTGCATCTTTAGACATCGGTGATGTGGGAGGAACAAAGACGGCTGGTGTAACGGCTGGTATTAGTGAAGCCTTAGTTTCTACTGCATCTGGCTTGGTTGTTGCTATCCTGACACTGTTTTTTGCTAATAGTTTCCGGGGTTTCTATCAGCGTCAAATTGCCTGGATTCAGGAGTATGGGGGACAGCTAGAATTACTCTACCGTCGTCGTTACGAGAGGAGAGGCAAGCAAGGTTGAAATTTAAACCCGGAGCTAGATAGAGAAATCGCTAGGAATTACTGTATTAAGTAATTGGTAATTGTATTTTATTGTTACTAATTACTGATGTTAACTGGGATGTTTGCTGTAGAATTTTTAGTTCTAACTAGTATTCGCAAAGAGTAAATTGTTTTTCAGAGGGTAGTTTATGACTATTTGGGTAAATGAGCAGATTGATCCATCAGGTATGATTCATGCCTGTATTGCCTCTTGCAACGAGTCCCAAGCCCAAGATTGCCATGCATCGTTTCAAAATAACTTAACGGATAATCAAAAGGCTTCTGGCTGGGTAGCGCGCTTACGAACAGTCAATTCTTGGGATGAAGTGCCGGTGAACGCTTTAAAACTTGATTAATTGGGGGTCTGTAACTGTCCTCTGGGATTCGCAAAATTATCTATTCTTAGAAGCGGTCATGGGTAATAGGTAATGGGACTGTAATAATTATTAAATCCGTTAGCATGGCCCATTACAAATTACAAATTGCTAGGTGAGGTTAATAAAATATAAAAATTAGATTAAAACTGGGCAATATATAGGCTAAATTTTCCCTAAGACATAACTGTTGCTGAAAATTTTATGAATTTTTGGAAGTATTAAGAGTTATCATCGATTCTAAAGAATAAATTAAAAAGTTGCAAAAACCGAATCAATGTGGTGAACTATCCCAGAGCTTATACTGCGGAGCAAAGCCGTCCCATTAATTTGGTTGGCAAACAGGGACAAGCAGTTCAAATTTCTATTCATTACCCCAGTCAGTATATCTGTGCCAACCGCGAACGGATATTACCAGATTGGCAAGAACAAGCTCTATTTTGGGTTGTGATTGTTTTACAGCAATCAAAATATCCGTTGGTAAAAAGCACGGCAGAAATTGAGAGAGAAAAAGAACATCTGCGAGAAAAGTTTATGAGATTTGGCTGCGATTTAGCTTTTGAACTGCGCGATCGCGGTTATCTAGCAGACCTCATAGATCCTCGCACCGGTTACCCTATGCTTTCCCGCCCAGGGGTGATTCCTCATAATGATACAGCCGTTGTCAAAGCTTTACTTAATTACCCGGTCTTAAAAAACAAGTGTTCTGTGATCGTCCATCCTCATTGGGGTA comes from the Nostoc sp. PCC 7120 = FACHB-418 genome and includes:
- a CDS encoding MotA/TolQ/ExbB proton channel family protein, producing the protein MGILNLFTAGGVVMWPLLAFSLLAVALIIERISFWVRILGKQNLIVREVLRLYQLDNVVSTLEALRQNADLPIARIFLAALELEEPTPEEFRLALESEAQAEIPVLKRFQNIFDTIIGLAPLLGLLGTVLGLINSFASLDIGDVGGTKTAGVTAGISEALVSTASGLVVAILTLFFANSFRGFYQRQIAWIQEYGGQLELLYRRRYERRGKQG
- a CDS encoding methylmalonic aciduria and homocystinuria type D protein, which gives rise to MVNYPRAYTAEQSRPINLVGKQGQAVQISIHYPSQYICANRERILPDWQEQALFWVVIVLQQSKYPLVKSTAEIEREKEHLREKFMRFGCDLAFELRDRGYLADLIDPRTGYPMLSRPGVIPHNDTAVVKALLNYPVLKNKCSVIVHPHWGTAVYPSIFLSAAPPKILEWAIKSISSMHGWQEIEEDDHREGCKGVRV